In a single window of the Hydrogenobaculum sp. 3684 genome:
- a CDS encoding 5'-3' exonuclease H3TH domain-containing protein, with protein sequence MDTIYVLDGSAFLYRSYYALPSLKTEDGVETGAFYGFIRAIFSILKTKKPEYFAIAFDLPAPTVRDKIYKEYKATRKETPNELVSQIPLIKRAINLLGIRLLEKEGLEADDIIAYIAHKSKEWNKNLTIYTPDKDLMQLVEDKKIIVINPITNKVFDEQAVIEKFGVPPSRLADYLALIGDSVDNIKGIKGVGPKKAVELLEKYGSIENILNNWDEIQKTFKEASKEDLELAYKLIKLNTEEILNMIDIHLEDLKISYNIDLKKVEEFFLAFNMKSLIKDLNTIFKEKSSGKRTQKTLF encoded by the coding sequence ATGGATACAATATACGTTCTAGATGGTTCTGCATTTTTATATAGAAGTTATTATGCTTTACCTTCTTTGAAAACAGAAGACGGCGTAGAAACTGGTGCTTTTTATGGATTTATAAGAGCCATATTTTCTATATTAAAAACTAAGAAACCAGAGTATTTTGCCATAGCTTTTGATTTACCTGCCCCGACAGTTAGAGATAAGATATACAAAGAGTATAAGGCCACTAGAAAAGAAACCCCAAACGAGCTTGTTTCGCAAATACCCCTTATAAAACGAGCGATAAATTTGCTTGGTATAAGACTTTTAGAAAAAGAAGGTTTGGAAGCAGACGATATAATAGCCTACATTGCTCATAAATCAAAAGAATGGAATAAAAATCTTACGATTTACACACCAGATAAAGATTTAATGCAGCTTGTAGAAGATAAAAAAATAATTGTAATAAACCCTATCACCAACAAGGTGTTTGACGAACAAGCGGTAATAGAAAAATTTGGCGTACCACCTTCAAGATTGGCAGATTATCTTGCTCTTATCGGAGATAGCGTAGACAATATAAAAGGTATAAAAGGTGTTGGTCCTAAAAAAGCTGTTGAGCTTTTAGAAAAATACGGTTCTATAGAAAACATATTAAATAACTGGGACGAAATACAAAAAACTTTTAAAGAAGCCTCAAAAGAGGATTTAGAGTTAGCTTACAAGCTTATTAAACTAAACACAGAAGAGATATTAAATATGATAGATATACATTTAGAAGACTTAAAGATATCTTACAATATAGACCTAAAAAAAGTAGAAGAGTTTTTTCTGGCTTTTAATATGAAAAGCTTAATAAAGGATTTAAATACAATATTTAAAGAAAAATCTTCAGGGAAGAGAACTCAAAAAACGCTTTTCTAA
- a CDS encoding bifunctional nuclease family protein, translating to MVEVYVSGMGIDPISQMPIVVLKSKEDDNLALPIWIGVFEANNIVMNMQGMDSPRPMTYDLIKNILTSTGYMVKMVTIDSVENNTYIATIHLQNSKLPTEELAIDSRPSDAINIALRFDAPIYVNRDLFSNSADIEIQDDLNVTEEDLRSWIENIKPEDFEKNI from the coding sequence ATGGTAGAGGTTTACGTTAGCGGTATGGGAATAGATCCTATATCTCAAATGCCTATAGTGGTTTTGAAATCTAAAGAGGACGATAATCTAGCTTTACCCATATGGATAGGAGTTTTTGAAGCCAACAACATCGTAATGAATATGCAAGGTATGGATTCTCCAAGACCTATGACTTACGATCTTATAAAAAATATCTTGACAAGCACAGGATATATGGTAAAGATGGTAACAATAGATTCAGTGGAAAACAACACATACATAGCCACAATTCACTTGCAAAACTCAAAACTTCCTACGGAAGAACTAGCCATAGACTCAAGGCCAAGCGATGCTATAAACATAGCTCTTAGATTTGATGCACCAATCTATGTGAATAGAGATCTGTTTAGCAACAGTGCCGATATAGAAATTCAAGATGACTTAAACGTAACAGAGGAGGATTTAAGAAGCTGGATTGAAAATATAAAACCAGAGGATTTTGAAAAAAATATATAA
- a CDS encoding 2-oxoacid:acceptor oxidoreductase family protein — translation MKRYNMRIAGVGGQGVVTSAHILGNAMSAAGKYASLVPFFGSEKRMAPVEAYVRASDQPIYEVGEVVYPNVIMIYHPQVITHGKSYTMPFYSGLKPDGLVIINTDVDIIPEEDRAILEKLNTKVINFPATKIALDIAGTELATNMAMIGLFFGITRLVDFEYIEQAVKERFLGNTFVASGGTASLDSAIEKKFKKKVELLEKNMQVIKEAFRMAEENGWVLEEITV, via the coding sequence ATGAAAAGGTACAACATGCGTATAGCTGGTGTTGGTGGTCAAGGGGTTGTGACCTCTGCTCACATTCTAGGTAACGCTATGTCGGCTGCCGGCAAATATGCTTCTTTAGTGCCGTTTTTTGGTTCTGAGAAACGTATGGCACCGGTGGAGGCTTACGTTAGAGCTTCCGATCAACCCATATACGAAGTAGGTGAAGTGGTTTACCCAAACGTAATAATGATTTACCATCCGCAAGTTATAACACACGGTAAGTCTTATACGATGCCCTTTTACTCTGGCCTAAAACCAGATGGACTTGTTATTATAAACACAGATGTAGATATAATACCAGAAGAAGACCGCGCCATATTGGAAAAGCTCAATACAAAAGTAATAAACTTTCCAGCCACAAAAATAGCCCTTGATATAGCAGGGACAGAACTTGCCACAAATATGGCTATGATTGGTTTATTCTTTGGAATAACGAGACTTGTAGACTTTGAATATATAGAACAAGCTGTAAAAGAAAGATTCTTGGGTAATACGTTTGTAGCTTCTGGTGGTACAGCTTCTTTGGACAGCGCCATAGAAAAGAAGTTCAAGAAAAAGGTAGAGCTCTTGGAAAAGAACATGCAAGTTATAAAAGAAGCTTTTAGAATGGCTGAAGAGAATGGATGGGTATTGGAAGAAATCACTGTTTAA
- the tpx gene encoding thiol peroxidase: MLKTKLKGNDVSLSGDIKVGDKAPEVEVVLTDLSTKKIGGAKDKVQLIIAVPSLDTPVCATETRKFNEAVGSMQDVDTTVVSMDLPFASKRYCSTEGVENIAVASDFRNKDFGKAYGILITEGPLQGLLARAIFIVGKDGTIKYFQLVPEITSEPDYNDVLKALESLK, encoded by the coding sequence ATGCTCAAAACCAAATTAAAAGGAAACGATGTATCACTTTCAGGTGATATAAAAGTAGGAGATAAAGCTCCTGAAGTAGAAGTTGTGCTAACAGATCTATCCACCAAAAAGATAGGTGGAGCTAAAGACAAAGTACAGCTAATAATAGCTGTTCCATCTTTGGACACGCCAGTATGCGCTACGGAAACCCGTAAGTTTAACGAAGCTGTTGGCTCAATGCAAGACGTAGATACTACGGTTGTATCTATGGATTTACCTTTTGCATCAAAAAGATATTGCTCCACTGAAGGAGTGGAAAACATAGCTGTAGCTTCAGATTTTAGAAACAAAGATTTTGGCAAAGCTTACGGCATACTTATAACGGAAGGTCCATTGCAAGGGCTTTTGGCTAGAGCTATTTTCATAGTGGGTAAAGATGGCACTATAAAATATTTTCAACTAGTACCAGAGATCACATCAGAACCAGATTACAACGATGTACTCAAAGCTTTGGAGAGTCTAAAATAA